In the Dioscorea cayenensis subsp. rotundata cultivar TDr96_F1 chromosome 12, TDr96_F1_v2_PseudoChromosome.rev07_lg8_w22 25.fasta, whole genome shotgun sequence genome, one interval contains:
- the LOC120273183 gene encoding uncharacterized protein LOC120273183 has product MAVGTISRLLDSERLGVASRKQQKYTHTSGSKSFARKEKEMEVHNGRKVGRLEFFKATHTKKDGSHMNVETEQIMVKANEKLAECETVDEDMQIVETEILTQVIGKERCGRVRGLGLGPTLKTYYGGTTSRTSTTSSAQSSEFVERFNQMEQQMQQLKEEREQERAKREEERAQECARYNALLGFLQTRFPGVTILGVDPAGSTSQSQNQPSGDE; this is encoded by the exons ATGGCAGTGGGAACAATTAGTCGATTATTG GATTCAGAAAGACTTGGGGTTGCTagcagaaaacaacaaaaatatactcatACCTCTGGATCAAAGAGCTTTGctagaaaggaaaaggaaatg GAGGTTCACAATGGAAGAAAAGTAGGACGGCTCgaattttttaaagcaactcACACTAAAAAGGATGGTTCTCACATGAATGTGGAAACTGAACAAATTATG GTTAAAGCAAATGAGAAGTTAGCTGAATGTGAAACAGTGGATGAGGATATGCAGATTGTTGAAACTGAAATTCTGACACAAGTTATTGGAAAAGAACGATGTGGGCGAGTAAGAGGGCTTGGATTGGGTCCAACACTCAAAACTTATTATGGGGGTACGACTAGCAGAACTTCTACTACCTCAAGCGCCCAATCAAGTGAGTTTGTTGAGCGGTTTAATCAAATGGAACAACAAATGCAACAATTGAAAGAGGAGCGAGAGCAAGAACGGGCAAAACGTGAGGAAGAACGTGCACAAGAATGTGCTCGATATAATgctcttcttgggtttttacaaacTCGATTTCCTGGAGTTACTATCCTTGGAGTTGACCCAGCTGGCTCAACTTCTCAGTCACAG aATCAGCCTTCTGGAGATGAGTAG